In the Mauremys mutica isolate MM-2020 ecotype Southern chromosome 13, ASM2049712v1, whole genome shotgun sequence genome, one interval contains:
- the TFAP2C gene encoding transcription factor AP-2 gamma isoform X1: MLWKLADNVKYEEDCEDRHDGSSNGNPRLPHLSAVSQHLYSPAPQLSHSGTSDFQPPYFPPPYQPLPYSQSSDPYSHLGDPFSINPLHQPPPPPPSQQQAAWPSRQSQDPTGLIHHARPGLVPHLSALDSGSAGGRRETYRRSELLLPHGHGLDASTLAENLGLHEMAHQMEEVPNVEDQHLLMHDQTVIRKGPISLTKNNSLSLPCQKDGLIGVVINPNEVFCSVPGRLSLLSSTSKYKVTVAEVQRRLSPPECLNASLLGGVLRRAKSKNGGRSLREKLDKIGLNLPAGRRKAANVTLLTSLVEGEAVHLARDFGYVCETEFPSKAVAEYLTRPHLGRNEMANRKNMLLAAKQICKEFTDLLTQDRTPLGNTRPSPILDPGIQGCLTHFSLITHGFGSAAICAAMTSVQNYLNEALKIADKTYMNTGDQSPAETNKNIDKMDKHRK, encoded by the exons ATGTTGTGGAAACTAGCAGATAATGTCAAATATGAAGAGGACTGCGAG GACCGGCACGACGGGAGCAGCAATGGGAACCCCAGGCTCCCCCACCTTTCCGCCGTCAGCCAGCACTTGTacagcccggctccccagctcTCCCATTCCGGGACGTCCGACTTCCAGCCCCCCTACTTCCCACCCCCCTACCAGCCTCTGCCTTACTCCCAGTCCAGCGATCCCTACTCCCACCTCGGGGACCCCTTCTCCATTAACCCGCTCCACCAGCCTCCTCCCCCGCCGCCtagccagcagcaggctgcctggcCCAGCCGGCAAAGCCAGGATCCCACCGGCCTGATCCATCACGCCAGGCCCGGCCTGGTCCCTCATCTCTCGGCGCTGGACAGCGGCTCggccgggggcaggagggaaaccTACAGGCGCTCCGAGCTCCTCCTGCCCCACGGACACGGGCTGGACGCTTCCACGCTGGCCGAGAACCTGGGGCTGCACGAGATGGCTCATCAGATGGAGGAGGTGCCG aATGTGGAAGATCAACACTTATTAATGCATGACCAGACAGTCATTAGAAAAG GTCCCATTTCATTAACAAAAAACAACTCGCTGAGTCTCCCCTGCCAGAAGGATGGATTAATTGGAGTGGTGATAAATCCCAATGAAGTGTTTTGTTCTGTTCCGGGGAGACTTTCTCTGCTGAGTTCCACATCTAAATATAAAGTGACAGTAGCAGAGGTTCAGAGAAGGCTCTCACCTCCAGAATGTCTAAATGCCTCCTTGCTAGGAGGAGTACTCAGAAG AGCCAAATCTAAAAATGGTGGCAGATCATTAAGGGAAAAACTGGATAAAATTGGCTTGAATCTTCCAGCTGGTAGAAGGAAAGCTGCAaatgtgacattattgacatctTTGGTGGAAG gtgAAGCTGTACATCTTGCTCGTGACTTTGGTTATGTATGTGAGACAGAGTTTCCTTCCAAAGCAGTGGCTGAATATTTAACCAGACCACACTTGGGCCGTAATGAGATGGCTAACAGGAAAAATATGCTTCTTGCTGCAAA GCAGATATGTAAGGAATTCACAGACCTCCTCACTCAGGATAGAACTCCTCTTGGAAACACTAGACCTAGTCCAATCTTGGACCCTGGCATCCAGGGCTGTTTGACTCATTTTAGCCTGATCACGCATGGCTTTGGGAGTGCTGCCATCTGTGCTGCCATGACTTCCGTCCAGAACTACCTAAATGAAGCATTAAAAATAGCAGACAAAACATATATGAACACTGGCGACCAAAGTCCTGCAGAAACCAACAAAAACATTGATAAAATGGATAAGCACAGGAAGTAA
- the TFAP2C gene encoding transcription factor AP-2 gamma isoform X3, with the protein MPKDRHDGSSNGNPRLPHLSAVSQHLYSPAPQLSHSGTSDFQPPYFPPPYQPLPYSQSSDPYSHLGDPFSINPLHQPPPPPPSQQQAAWPSRQSQDPTGLIHHARPGLVPHLSALDSGSAGGRRETYRRSELLLPHGHGLDASTLAENLGLHEMAHQMEEVPNVEDQHLLMHDQTVIRKGPISLTKNNSLSLPCQKDGLIGVVINPNEVFCSVPGRLSLLSSTSKYKVTVAEVQRRLSPPECLNASLLGGVLRRAKSKNGGRSLREKLDKIGLNLPAGRRKAANVTLLTSLVEGEAVHLARDFGYVCETEFPSKAVAEYLTRPHLGRNEMANRKNMLLAAKQICKEFTDLLTQDRTPLGNTRPSPILDPGIQGCLTHFSLITHGFGSAAICAAMTSVQNYLNEALKIADKTYMNTGDQSPAETNKNIDKMDKHRK; encoded by the exons ATGCCCAAG GACCGGCACGACGGGAGCAGCAATGGGAACCCCAGGCTCCCCCACCTTTCCGCCGTCAGCCAGCACTTGTacagcccggctccccagctcTCCCATTCCGGGACGTCCGACTTCCAGCCCCCCTACTTCCCACCCCCCTACCAGCCTCTGCCTTACTCCCAGTCCAGCGATCCCTACTCCCACCTCGGGGACCCCTTCTCCATTAACCCGCTCCACCAGCCTCCTCCCCCGCCGCCtagccagcagcaggctgcctggcCCAGCCGGCAAAGCCAGGATCCCACCGGCCTGATCCATCACGCCAGGCCCGGCCTGGTCCCTCATCTCTCGGCGCTGGACAGCGGCTCggccgggggcaggagggaaaccTACAGGCGCTCCGAGCTCCTCCTGCCCCACGGACACGGGCTGGACGCTTCCACGCTGGCCGAGAACCTGGGGCTGCACGAGATGGCTCATCAGATGGAGGAGGTGCCG aATGTGGAAGATCAACACTTATTAATGCATGACCAGACAGTCATTAGAAAAG GTCCCATTTCATTAACAAAAAACAACTCGCTGAGTCTCCCCTGCCAGAAGGATGGATTAATTGGAGTGGTGATAAATCCCAATGAAGTGTTTTGTTCTGTTCCGGGGAGACTTTCTCTGCTGAGTTCCACATCTAAATATAAAGTGACAGTAGCAGAGGTTCAGAGAAGGCTCTCACCTCCAGAATGTCTAAATGCCTCCTTGCTAGGAGGAGTACTCAGAAG AGCCAAATCTAAAAATGGTGGCAGATCATTAAGGGAAAAACTGGATAAAATTGGCTTGAATCTTCCAGCTGGTAGAAGGAAAGCTGCAaatgtgacattattgacatctTTGGTGGAAG gtgAAGCTGTACATCTTGCTCGTGACTTTGGTTATGTATGTGAGACAGAGTTTCCTTCCAAAGCAGTGGCTGAATATTTAACCAGACCACACTTGGGCCGTAATGAGATGGCTAACAGGAAAAATATGCTTCTTGCTGCAAA GCAGATATGTAAGGAATTCACAGACCTCCTCACTCAGGATAGAACTCCTCTTGGAAACACTAGACCTAGTCCAATCTTGGACCCTGGCATCCAGGGCTGTTTGACTCATTTTAGCCTGATCACGCATGGCTTTGGGAGTGCTGCCATCTGTGCTGCCATGACTTCCGTCCAGAACTACCTAAATGAAGCATTAAAAATAGCAGACAAAACATATATGAACACTGGCGACCAAAGTCCTGCAGAAACCAACAAAAACATTGATAAAATGGATAAGCACAGGAAGTAA
- the TFAP2C gene encoding transcription factor AP-2 gamma isoform X2 — protein sequence MALLGRLDWQDRHDGSSNGNPRLPHLSAVSQHLYSPAPQLSHSGTSDFQPPYFPPPYQPLPYSQSSDPYSHLGDPFSINPLHQPPPPPPSQQQAAWPSRQSQDPTGLIHHARPGLVPHLSALDSGSAGGRRETYRRSELLLPHGHGLDASTLAENLGLHEMAHQMEEVPNVEDQHLLMHDQTVIRKGPISLTKNNSLSLPCQKDGLIGVVINPNEVFCSVPGRLSLLSSTSKYKVTVAEVQRRLSPPECLNASLLGGVLRRAKSKNGGRSLREKLDKIGLNLPAGRRKAANVTLLTSLVEGEAVHLARDFGYVCETEFPSKAVAEYLTRPHLGRNEMANRKNMLLAAKQICKEFTDLLTQDRTPLGNTRPSPILDPGIQGCLTHFSLITHGFGSAAICAAMTSVQNYLNEALKIADKTYMNTGDQSPAETNKNIDKMDKHRK from the exons ATGGCTCTGCTGGGGAGGCTCGACTGGCAA GACCGGCACGACGGGAGCAGCAATGGGAACCCCAGGCTCCCCCACCTTTCCGCCGTCAGCCAGCACTTGTacagcccggctccccagctcTCCCATTCCGGGACGTCCGACTTCCAGCCCCCCTACTTCCCACCCCCCTACCAGCCTCTGCCTTACTCCCAGTCCAGCGATCCCTACTCCCACCTCGGGGACCCCTTCTCCATTAACCCGCTCCACCAGCCTCCTCCCCCGCCGCCtagccagcagcaggctgcctggcCCAGCCGGCAAAGCCAGGATCCCACCGGCCTGATCCATCACGCCAGGCCCGGCCTGGTCCCTCATCTCTCGGCGCTGGACAGCGGCTCggccgggggcaggagggaaaccTACAGGCGCTCCGAGCTCCTCCTGCCCCACGGACACGGGCTGGACGCTTCCACGCTGGCCGAGAACCTGGGGCTGCACGAGATGGCTCATCAGATGGAGGAGGTGCCG aATGTGGAAGATCAACACTTATTAATGCATGACCAGACAGTCATTAGAAAAG GTCCCATTTCATTAACAAAAAACAACTCGCTGAGTCTCCCCTGCCAGAAGGATGGATTAATTGGAGTGGTGATAAATCCCAATGAAGTGTTTTGTTCTGTTCCGGGGAGACTTTCTCTGCTGAGTTCCACATCTAAATATAAAGTGACAGTAGCAGAGGTTCAGAGAAGGCTCTCACCTCCAGAATGTCTAAATGCCTCCTTGCTAGGAGGAGTACTCAGAAG AGCCAAATCTAAAAATGGTGGCAGATCATTAAGGGAAAAACTGGATAAAATTGGCTTGAATCTTCCAGCTGGTAGAAGGAAAGCTGCAaatgtgacattattgacatctTTGGTGGAAG gtgAAGCTGTACATCTTGCTCGTGACTTTGGTTATGTATGTGAGACAGAGTTTCCTTCCAAAGCAGTGGCTGAATATTTAACCAGACCACACTTGGGCCGTAATGAGATGGCTAACAGGAAAAATATGCTTCTTGCTGCAAA GCAGATATGTAAGGAATTCACAGACCTCCTCACTCAGGATAGAACTCCTCTTGGAAACACTAGACCTAGTCCAATCTTGGACCCTGGCATCCAGGGCTGTTTGACTCATTTTAGCCTGATCACGCATGGCTTTGGGAGTGCTGCCATCTGTGCTGCCATGACTTCCGTCCAGAACTACCTAAATGAAGCATTAAAAATAGCAGACAAAACATATATGAACACTGGCGACCAAAGTCCTGCAGAAACCAACAAAAACATTGATAAAATGGATAAGCACAGGAAGTAA